One Kitasatospora sp. NBC_01266 genomic window carries:
- a CDS encoding ADP-ribosylglycohydrolase family protein: protein MTRATGTLLGLAIGDAMGFPAEFNTLAQIEAKFGPWRSLPLPVSSGTAYVTDDTQMTLALGEALQEVLQPVLLTGPFTAERMEPPVREHFLAWYHSPENNRAPGATCLRACEALDRGGVWQQASEVGSKGCGANMRVAPIGLIPGLSAEQRSGAAQLQSGLTHGHPTALAASDLTAHAVHLLVQGTAPTDLLPLLRAYALENREVYRADWLGDLAEHAQDPDRTSFISRGWADCLAVLDRVEAALPAADPDADPCLATGAGWIAEEAFATALFCFLQYPDDPVTAVRRAAYSSGDSDSIAALAGAFAGACHGAAAWPSQWVEVIEYRERLLALGTAWDR, encoded by the coding sequence ATGACACGCGCGACTGGAACACTGCTGGGGCTGGCCATCGGGGATGCCATGGGCTTCCCCGCCGAGTTCAACACCCTCGCGCAGATCGAGGCGAAGTTCGGGCCCTGGCGCTCCCTCCCGCTCCCGGTCTCCTCGGGCACGGCCTACGTCACCGACGACACCCAGATGACGCTCGCGCTCGGCGAGGCCCTGCAAGAGGTACTGCAACCGGTGCTCCTGACCGGCCCGTTCACCGCCGAGCGGATGGAACCGCCGGTGCGGGAGCACTTCCTGGCCTGGTACCACTCGCCGGAGAACAACCGGGCCCCCGGCGCCACCTGCCTGCGGGCCTGCGAGGCCCTGGATCGCGGCGGCGTCTGGCAGCAGGCCAGCGAGGTCGGGTCCAAGGGCTGCGGGGCGAACATGCGAGTCGCGCCGATCGGCCTGATCCCGGGGCTGAGCGCCGAACAGCGTTCCGGCGCGGCCCAGTTGCAGTCGGGCCTGACCCATGGCCACCCGACCGCGCTCGCCGCCAGCGACCTGACCGCGCACGCCGTCCACCTGCTGGTCCAGGGCACGGCGCCGACCGACCTGCTGCCGCTGCTGCGCGCCTACGCGCTGGAGAACCGGGAGGTGTACCGGGCCGACTGGCTGGGCGATCTGGCCGAACACGCCCAGGATCCCGACCGGACCTCCTTCATCTCCCGTGGCTGGGCGGACTGCCTGGCCGTCCTCGACCGGGTCGAGGCCGCGCTGCCCGCCGCCGATCCGGACGCCGACCCCTGCCTGGCCACCGGCGCCGGATGGATCGCCGAAGAGGCCTTCGCCACCGCGCTGTTCTGCTTCCTCCAGTACCCCGACGACCCGGTGACCGCCGTGCGTCGCGCCGCTTACTCCTCCGGCGACTCCGACTCGATCGCGGCACTGGCCGGGGCGTTCGCCGGCGCGTGCCACGGGGCGGCGGCGTGGCCGTCGCAGTGGGTCGAGGTCATCGAGTACCGCGAGCGCCTGCTGGCCCTCGGCACGGCCTGGGACCGGTAG
- a CDS encoding ATP-binding protein translates to MPWQLPTDVGGFVNRTAEQEALDRLLVEHPPAAQVLVITGTAGVGKTSLALHWAHAVHGHFPDGQLYANLHGHDPHAPVAPVQVLDRFLRTLGPPAAAIPTDLEAMASSYRTLLAGRRMLIVLDNASSAAQVRPLLPGGPGCLVVVTSRHRLSGLSVREGARHLTLEVLAEHDAVELLRTVTADYRSGDDPAELAQLARLCARLPLALRIAAERAACRPRMLLDDLIQDLRDESSLWDALSGEDEEESEAVRSVFAWSYRALPTDAARLFRMLGLHPTGEFSTSAAAALTSASTRQTRRLLDGLAATHLVEQSAADRYRFHDLLRAYAVDQARSEQAPQESERAVRRVLGWYLHAADAAQALMAPNEPRVPLDPVELTPEPPVFGDEASALQWFEVEHENLVAATRTATTMGLDDVAWRLAVVLRAFYMIRNPFQDWLATSQLGLAAAQRDADRHGQAELHESLGMAYTQSNHLDLAAEHYQAALAFRRELGGSFGEALTLNGLGLVELRRRRPAFAQDVFEHSVALFQDLHDAYWEPRVAVNLAEARLALGRSADAERLVRAGLETFREKGDRWAEGNALRVLSEIQLEARRENEALDSALSAVDLALELNNSVAEGHWLTQLGHAQRATGRAADALTSYHRAATLQRRLADRSREALAWDGTGQAYLALGRGKEASEFHRRALAVHRELGDGWQCAVVLCHLADALDNGDAPTDVQRYRLEALGLLDGFTDPGAARLRERITSSLQQDI, encoded by the coding sequence GTGCCTTGGCAACTGCCCACGGATGTAGGCGGCTTCGTCAACCGGACGGCGGAGCAGGAGGCCCTGGACCGGCTGCTGGTCGAGCATCCGCCCGCGGCCCAGGTCCTGGTGATCACCGGGACGGCTGGAGTCGGCAAGACCTCCCTGGCACTGCACTGGGCGCACGCCGTCCACGGGCACTTCCCGGACGGGCAGTTGTACGCGAACCTGCACGGCCACGATCCGCACGCACCCGTGGCTCCCGTACAGGTCCTTGACCGCTTCCTGCGCACCCTTGGCCCCCCAGCCGCCGCGATCCCCACCGACCTTGAAGCCATGGCCTCGAGCTATCGAACCCTGCTGGCCGGCCGCCGCATGCTGATCGTGCTCGACAACGCCTCCAGTGCCGCCCAGGTCCGCCCGCTCCTGCCCGGCGGCCCCGGCTGTCTGGTCGTGGTGACCAGCCGCCATCGCCTCTCCGGCCTGAGCGTGCGGGAGGGTGCCCGCCACCTGACCCTGGAGGTCCTGGCGGAGCACGACGCCGTCGAACTCCTGCGGACAGTGACGGCGGACTACCGCAGCGGGGACGACCCGGCTGAACTCGCCCAGTTGGCGCGGCTCTGCGCCCGACTCCCGCTGGCGCTGCGGATCGCGGCCGAACGCGCCGCCTGCCGTCCACGCATGCTGCTGGACGACCTGATCCAGGACCTGCGGGATGAATCCAGCCTCTGGGACGCGCTCTCCGGCGAGGACGAGGAGGAATCGGAGGCCGTTCGCTCGGTCTTCGCCTGGTCCTACCGAGCCCTGCCAACCGACGCCGCGCGGCTGTTCCGGATGCTCGGCCTGCACCCCACCGGCGAGTTCAGCACCTCGGCCGCCGCCGCACTCACCTCAGCGAGTACCCGGCAGACCCGCCGTCTGCTGGACGGACTCGCCGCGACTCACCTGGTCGAGCAGAGCGCTGCGGACCGCTACCGCTTCCATGACCTGCTGCGTGCCTACGCCGTCGACCAGGCGCGCAGCGAGCAAGCGCCGCAGGAGAGCGAGCGAGCCGTTCGGCGGGTGCTCGGCTGGTACCTGCACGCAGCCGACGCGGCCCAGGCACTCATGGCTCCGAATGAGCCCCGGGTTCCGCTGGATCCCGTCGAACTGACGCCGGAGCCGCCGGTGTTCGGCGACGAAGCGAGCGCGCTGCAGTGGTTCGAGGTGGAACACGAGAACCTGGTGGCTGCCACCCGGACCGCAACCACCATGGGCCTGGACGACGTCGCCTGGCGACTCGCCGTCGTGCTGCGCGCCTTCTACATGATCCGCAATCCCTTCCAGGACTGGCTCGCGACCTCACAGTTGGGCTTGGCAGCCGCCCAGCGCGACGCCGACCGCCACGGCCAGGCGGAGCTGCACGAGAGCCTCGGCATGGCGTACACCCAGTCGAACCACCTCGACCTGGCAGCCGAGCACTACCAGGCGGCGCTGGCGTTCCGCAGGGAGCTCGGCGGCTCCTTCGGCGAGGCCCTGACCCTCAACGGACTTGGCCTCGTGGAGCTGCGTCGCCGTCGGCCGGCCTTCGCGCAGGACGTCTTCGAACACAGCGTGGCCCTGTTCCAGGATCTGCACGACGCCTACTGGGAGCCGCGGGTGGCAGTCAACCTCGCCGAGGCTCGGTTGGCGCTCGGACGATCCGCCGACGCCGAGCGACTCGTGCGCGCCGGCCTGGAGACCTTCCGGGAGAAGGGCGACCGTTGGGCCGAGGGCAACGCGTTGCGCGTCCTCAGCGAGATCCAGCTCGAAGCCCGTCGCGAGAACGAGGCGTTGGACAGTGCACTGAGTGCGGTCGACCTCGCACTTGAGCTGAACAACTCGGTCGCAGAAGGCCATTGGCTGACCCAGCTCGGACACGCCCAACGCGCCACTGGCCGAGCGGCCGACGCGCTGACCTCCTACCACCGCGCAGCCACCCTGCAGCGACGTCTCGCGGACCGCAGCCGCGAAGCTCTGGCCTGGGACGGCACCGGCCAGGCCTACCTCGCCCTCGGCCGAGGCAAGGAAGCAAGCGAGTTCCACCGCCGCGCGCTGGCCGTTCACCGGGAGCTCGGTGACGGGTGGCAATGCGCCGTGGTCCTCTGCCACCTTGCCGACGCCCTGGACAACGGTGATGCGCCCACGGACGTGCAGCGCTACCGGCTGGAAGCACTCGGACTACTGGACGGATTCACCGATCCCGGCGCCGCACGCCTGCGCGAACGGATCACGAGCAGTCTGCAACAGGATATCTGA
- a CDS encoding methionyl-tRNA formyltransferase, which produces MSDPLRVVLMSYGAEGFANLLEPCVAAGHQPVACVYAAPRRPGEPAAAASGAAVGRVLAQLPPGPDLLLPRSVAGLARALAGYQPDLVVCDGFPWKLSAEVLRVPRLGALNIHPSLLPRHRGPMPIHWAVRHGDPETGVTIHWMDEDFDTGRILVQRGGIGLPDEVDGDRVFARIQALSRELLPEALALAARGCAGTAQRAEGATYEGVMGPQSAVIDTSASRRDVHNLIRAFRFGLFPIPGPLAVVDGQWVAVLKSRTGPGDGVRLECADGPLWIVESVPVPPRGVWLADD; this is translated from the coding sequence GTGTCGGATCCCTTGCGGGTCGTTCTGATGTCCTATGGCGCCGAGGGGTTCGCCAATCTGCTCGAGCCGTGTGTCGCGGCGGGCCATCAGCCGGTCGCCTGCGTGTATGCCGCCCCGAGGCGGCCCGGTGAGCCGGCGGCGGCTGCCTCGGGCGCGGCGGTCGGCCGTGTCCTGGCACAGTTGCCGCCTGGGCCGGACCTGCTGCTGCCGCGCAGCGTCGCGGGGCTGGCCCGTGCGCTCGCGGGCTATCAGCCTGACCTCGTGGTCTGCGACGGGTTTCCGTGGAAGCTGTCGGCCGAGGTCCTTCGCGTGCCACGGCTCGGCGCGCTGAACATCCACCCGTCGCTGCTGCCGCGTCATCGTGGGCCGATGCCGATTCACTGGGCGGTCCGGCACGGTGATCCTGAGACCGGCGTGACGATCCACTGGATGGACGAGGACTTCGACACCGGTCGGATCCTCGTGCAGCGCGGTGGTATCGGGCTGCCGGACGAGGTGGACGGCGACCGTGTCTTCGCCCGGATCCAGGCCCTCTCCCGCGAGCTTCTCCCCGAGGCGCTGGCATTGGCCGCCCGTGGCTGCGCGGGAACCGCACAGCGTGCGGAAGGTGCGACGTACGAAGGCGTCATGGGGCCGCAGAGTGCGGTCATCGACACGTCCGCGAGCCGCCGCGACGTCCACAATCTCATCCGCGCCTTCCGGTTCGGGTTGTTCCCGATCCCTGGCCCCTTGGCCGTTGTCGATGGCCAGTGGGTCGCTGTGCTCAAATCCCGTACCGGTCCCGGTGACGGGGTACGGCTCGAGTGCGCGGATGGGCCGCTGTGGATCGTGGAGTCGGTCCCCGTGCCACCACGAGGGGTTTGGCTGGCGGACGACTGA
- a CDS encoding ATP-binding protein, which yields MPGIPLPSPANAPTAPTTPATPTIPAVPLYWRFPARLASVPRARQAVRDALPHHCPPQLSYELRLLTSELVTNAIRHGARPDEDEVIELVFWTADGHYWLAVSDPSSTRLTPTPNSPGPQACSGRGLLLVDALCDAWGVLPRRTRGKSVIAGIRTS from the coding sequence ATGCCTGGAATCCCGCTCCCCTCCCCTGCCAACGCCCCCACGGCGCCCACCACCCCCGCCACTCCCACCATCCCCGCCGTCCCGCTGTACTGGCGGTTCCCCGCCCGCCTCGCCTCGGTGCCCCGCGCGCGACAGGCCGTCCGGGACGCGTTGCCGCACCACTGTCCACCCCAACTCTCCTACGAGCTGCGCCTGCTGACCTCCGAGCTGGTCACCAACGCGATCCGCCACGGCGCCCGCCCTGACGAGGACGAGGTGATCGAACTGGTCTTCTGGACCGCCGACGGCCACTACTGGCTCGCGGTCTCCGACCCCAGCTCCACCCGCCTCACGCCGACCCCCAACTCTCCCGGCCCGCAAGCCTGCAGCGGGCGCGGCCTGCTGCTGGTCGACGCGCTCTGCGACGCCTGGGGCGTCCTCCCCCGCCGCACGCGCGGCAAGTCGGTCATCGCGGGGATCCGTACGTCCTGA
- a CDS encoding DUF5753 domain-containing protein encodes MQNVTDTSRIINAKSQPSDPDIRAWCAACGADDQADDLIATARAVESMYLEWRRIHRGGMRRVQEQTLAQYAEIALNRVYVSNVVPGFFQTVPYATALLKAITRFQGTPDDVAEAVAARVARSRYLYEGNHRFVVVLEEAVLRNRIGTPATMRGQLQHLLTVLPLPSVALGIIPTGAERTMWPLEAFYLQDSSAAVVETLTAEINVVQPRELADYARAFDELARMAVYGRAASRWPAVGAVLFPLPRRMRVRHYP; translated from the coding sequence ATGCAGAACGTGACGGACACTTCACGCATCATCAACGCGAAGTCGCAGCCGTCCGACCCCGACATCAGGGCCTGGTGTGCCGCCTGCGGAGCGGACGACCAGGCGGACGACCTGATCGCCACCGCGCGGGCGGTCGAGTCGATGTACCTGGAGTGGCGCCGCATCCACCGCGGCGGCATGCGCCGCGTCCAAGAGCAGACCCTGGCGCAGTATGCCGAGATCGCCCTGAACCGCGTCTACGTCTCCAATGTCGTCCCCGGGTTCTTCCAGACCGTTCCCTACGCCACCGCGCTGCTGAAGGCCATCACGCGATTCCAAGGAACCCCCGACGATGTCGCCGAAGCGGTCGCCGCCCGCGTCGCGCGCAGCCGCTACCTGTACGAGGGCAATCACCGCTTCGTCGTGGTCCTGGAGGAGGCCGTCCTGCGCAACCGCATCGGCACCCCCGCGACCATGCGTGGCCAGCTCCAGCACCTGCTCACGGTGCTGCCGCTGCCCTCGGTCGCCCTCGGCATCATCCCCACCGGAGCCGAGCGCACCATGTGGCCGTTGGAAGCGTTCTACTTGCAGGACAGCAGTGCAGCCGTGGTGGAAACGCTGACCGCTGAGATCAACGTGGTACAGCCACGCGAACTCGCCGACTACGCACGGGCGTTCGACGAGCTGGCGCGGATGGCTGTCTATGGCCGAGCCGCCAGCAGATGGCCTGCGGTCGGGGCTGTGCTGTTTCCGCTCCCTCGACGCATGAGGGTTCGTCATTATCCCTGA
- a CDS encoding flagellin: MSETTDSLPALADILASLADDPATLELVASWVGSGPNESLTAEVLLAHIDPDQLQALATEAGTSPQEAATELASSIPQLIDLSTPPPTQEAEATDDAGAVAVFAAAVDYLYTDEITTAASQDPQQPQARVNVMTAIDANSSIAKIDVAIKAVTDQRSNLGAFSNRLESAIRSNDYAVENLTASDARIRDTDMAGEMVHFTKNNILTQASQAMLAQANQLPQGVLQLLR; this comes from the coding sequence TTGAGCGAGACGACGGACAGCCTGCCAGCCCTGGCCGACATCCTGGCGTCCCTGGCGGACGACCCGGCCACATTGGAGCTGGTGGCCTCGTGGGTGGGCAGCGGCCCCAACGAGTCCCTGACGGCAGAGGTGCTCCTGGCCCACATCGACCCCGACCAACTCCAGGCCCTGGCCACTGAGGCGGGCACCAGCCCGCAGGAGGCCGCAACCGAGCTGGCGTCCTCCATCCCCCAGCTCATCGACCTCAGCACACCGCCGCCGACCCAGGAGGCAGAGGCCACCGACGACGCGGGCGCCGTGGCTGTCTTCGCCGCTGCCGTCGACTACCTCTACACCGACGAGATCACCACCGCCGCGTCACAGGACCCCCAGCAGCCCCAGGCGCGCGTGAACGTCATGACGGCGATCGACGCCAACTCCTCCATCGCGAAGATCGACGTCGCGATCAAGGCCGTCACCGACCAGAGGTCCAACCTCGGCGCATTCTCCAACCGCCTGGAGTCCGCGATCCGCAGCAACGACTACGCGGTGGAGAACCTGACCGCCTCCGACGCGCGGATCCGCGACACCGACATGGCCGGCGAGATGGTGCACTTCACGAAGAACAACATCCTGACCCAGGCCTCCCAAGCCATGCTCGCCCAGGCCAACCAGCTCCCCCAAGGCGTCCTCCAACTGCTGCGCTGA
- a CDS encoding 3-hydroxyacyl-CoA dehydrogenase NAD-binding domain-containing protein has protein sequence MSELTVIRWEQDQEGVVTLVLDDPNQSVNTMNAAFTADFEAVVARLAAFEGLRGVIITSAKKTFFAGGDLRMLSAVGPEDAEEFFESTLRLKRALRTLETLGKPVVAAINGSALGGGLELALACHHRIALTAPGSKLGFPEVTLGLLPGGGGVVRTVRLLGLADALLKWLLTGRQYRPAAAVEAGLVHELATSPEELLAKARDFIAAHETAEQPWDVKGYKIPGGTPATPALAAQLPAYPANLRKQLNGAPYPAPRNILAAAVEGSQVDVDNAFVVEARYFTELACGQTAKNMIQALFFDMQAVNSGASRPASVPERQVRKVAVLGAGMMGAGIAYSCARAGLEVVLKDVSVEAAARGKAYSAGLLDKAVARGRSTAEQRDELLARITPTAEAADLAGCDAVIEAVFENVELKQKVFQEIQGLVDADALLCTNTSTLPITVLAEGVERDADFVGLHFFSPVDKMPLVEIIKGERTGAEAVARAFDLVRRLGKTPIVVNDSRGFFTSRVIGQFINEGVAMVGEGVEPASVEQAAAQAGYPAKVLSLLDELTLTLPRKIRGEARRAVEESGGEWQPHPADTVMDRMVEEFDRPGRSGGAGFYDYDADGRRGALWPGLREHFGRAGGVEIPFEDMKERMLFAEALDSVRCLEEGVLTSVADANVGSILGIGFPAWTGGVLQYINGYPGGAAGFAARARELAAAYGERFTPPALLEQLAVQGGVFKD, from the coding sequence ATGAGCGAGCTGACCGTTATCCGCTGGGAGCAGGATCAGGAGGGCGTGGTCACCCTCGTCCTGGACGATCCCAACCAGTCCGTCAACACCATGAACGCCGCCTTCACCGCCGACTTCGAGGCCGTGGTAGCCCGGTTGGCGGCGTTCGAGGGTCTGCGCGGCGTGATCATCACCTCCGCCAAGAAGACCTTCTTCGCCGGCGGCGACCTGCGCATGCTCTCGGCGGTCGGCCCCGAGGACGCCGAGGAGTTCTTCGAGAGCACGCTGCGGCTCAAGCGCGCGCTGCGCACCCTGGAGACCCTCGGCAAGCCGGTGGTCGCCGCGATCAACGGCAGCGCGCTGGGCGGCGGCCTGGAGCTGGCGCTGGCCTGCCACCACCGGATCGCACTCACCGCGCCCGGCAGCAAGCTGGGCTTCCCCGAGGTCACGCTGGGCCTGCTGCCGGGCGGTGGCGGCGTCGTGCGCACCGTGCGGCTGCTCGGGCTGGCCGACGCGCTGCTGAAGTGGCTGCTGACCGGCCGTCAGTACCGCCCGGCCGCCGCGGTGGAGGCCGGACTGGTGCACGAGCTGGCCACCTCGCCGGAGGAACTGCTGGCCAAGGCGCGGGACTTCATCGCCGCCCACGAGACGGCCGAGCAGCCCTGGGACGTCAAGGGCTACAAGATCCCCGGCGGCACCCCCGCCACCCCGGCGCTGGCCGCGCAGTTGCCCGCCTACCCCGCCAACCTGCGCAAGCAGTTGAACGGCGCGCCGTACCCGGCCCCGCGCAACATCCTGGCGGCGGCGGTCGAGGGCAGCCAGGTGGACGTGGACAACGCCTTCGTCGTCGAGGCGCGCTACTTCACCGAGCTGGCCTGCGGGCAGACCGCGAAGAACATGATCCAGGCGCTCTTCTTCGACATGCAGGCGGTCAACTCCGGTGCCTCGCGGCCCGCTTCGGTGCCGGAGCGGCAGGTGCGCAAGGTCGCCGTGCTCGGCGCCGGGATGATGGGCGCGGGCATCGCGTACTCCTGTGCGCGGGCCGGTCTCGAGGTCGTGCTCAAGGACGTCAGTGTCGAGGCGGCCGCGCGGGGCAAGGCGTACTCGGCCGGGCTGCTGGACAAGGCGGTGGCGCGCGGGCGCAGCACGGCGGAGCAGCGCGACGAACTGCTCGCCCGGATCACCCCGACGGCCGAGGCCGCCGACCTGGCGGGCTGCGACGCCGTGATCGAGGCGGTGTTCGAGAACGTCGAGTTGAAGCAGAAGGTCTTCCAGGAGATCCAGGGCCTGGTGGACGCCGACGCGCTGCTCTGCACCAACACCTCCACGCTGCCGATCACCGTGCTGGCCGAGGGAGTCGAGCGGGACGCGGACTTCGTCGGCCTGCACTTCTTCTCGCCGGTCGACAAGATGCCGCTGGTCGAGATCATCAAGGGCGAGCGCACCGGCGCGGAAGCGGTCGCGCGCGCCTTCGACCTGGTGCGGCGCCTGGGCAAGACCCCGATCGTGGTGAACGACTCGCGCGGCTTCTTCACCTCGCGGGTGATCGGGCAGTTCATCAACGAGGGCGTGGCGATGGTCGGCGAGGGCGTCGAGCCGGCCTCCGTCGAGCAGGCCGCGGCGCAGGCCGGGTACCCGGCCAAGGTGCTCTCGCTGCTCGACGAGCTGACGCTGACGCTGCCGCGCAAGATCCGGGGCGAGGCCCGGCGGGCGGTCGAGGAGTCCGGCGGCGAGTGGCAGCCGCACCCCGCCGACACGGTGATGGACCGCATGGTCGAGGAGTTCGACCGTCCGGGCCGCAGCGGCGGCGCGGGCTTCTACGACTACGACGCGGACGGCAGGCGCGGTGCTCTCTGGCCTGGACTGCGTGAGCACTTCGGGCGCGCGGGCGGGGTCGAGATCCCGTTCGAGGACATGAAGGAGCGGATGCTCTTCGCGGAGGCGCTGGACTCGGTGCGCTGCCTGGAGGAGGGCGTGCTGACCTCGGTCGCGGACGCGAACGTGGGCTCGATCCTGGGGATCGGCTTCCCGGCGTGGACCGGCGGGGTGCTGCAGTACATCAACGGCTACCCCGGCGGCGCGGCCGGATTCGCCGCACGGGCCCGGGAGTTGGCCGCCGCCTACGGCGAGCGGTTCACGCCGCCGGCGCTGCTGGAGCAACTGGCCGTGCAGGGCGGGGTGTTCAAGGACTGA
- a CDS encoding SDR family NAD(P)-dependent oxidoreductase: MEMNLTGKVAVVTGASKGIGLAVAEAMALEGARVVAGSRTETAELAALRERYGVRVVAVDLAGVDGPAQLVRAAAEQYGGVDVLVNNLGATSARSGFLDVEDDQWQRIFELTFFSAVRASRAALPHLLDGGGAIVNVSSINARLPFPSVVDYSAAKAALSNLTKALSEEFAPQGVRVNAVAPGPVRTPFWTAPGGFAEAVAGDSGSSTEDVLDKVLPREMAISTGRVTEPQEIADLVLFLASPRAANITGAEFVIDGGQIKST; encoded by the coding sequence ATGGAAATGAACCTCACCGGCAAGGTCGCCGTCGTCACAGGTGCGAGCAAGGGCATCGGGCTGGCCGTCGCGGAGGCGATGGCGCTCGAGGGGGCGCGGGTGGTGGCCGGGAGCCGCACCGAGACGGCGGAGCTCGCCGCGCTCCGCGAGCGGTACGGGGTCCGCGTCGTTGCGGTTGATCTGGCCGGCGTGGACGGGCCAGCGCAGTTGGTCCGGGCTGCGGCCGAGCAGTACGGCGGGGTCGACGTTCTCGTCAACAACCTCGGCGCCACCAGTGCGCGCTCCGGCTTCCTGGACGTCGAGGACGACCAGTGGCAACGGATCTTCGAGCTGACCTTCTTCAGTGCGGTGCGAGCCAGTCGCGCCGCACTGCCGCACCTGCTCGACGGCGGCGGCGCGATCGTCAACGTCAGTTCGATCAACGCCCGGCTGCCGTTCCCCTCCGTCGTGGACTACTCCGCGGCCAAGGCCGCGCTGAGCAACCTCACCAAGGCCCTCTCCGAGGAGTTCGCTCCCCAGGGGGTGCGGGTCAACGCGGTGGCCCCGGGTCCGGTCCGCACCCCGTTCTGGACCGCGCCGGGCGGCTTCGCCGAGGCCGTCGCGGGCGACTCGGGCAGCAGCACCGAGGACGTTCTGGACAAGGTGCTCCCCCGCGAGATGGCGATCTCCACCGGACGGGTCACCGAGCCACAGGAGATCGCCGACCTGGTGCTCTTCCTCGCCTCGCCACGCGCCGCCAACATCACCGGTGCCGAATTCGTCATCGACGGCGGGCAGATCAAGAGCACCTGA
- a CDS encoding DUF6087 family protein — MDEFEEPLELWAARRDARRRQVGERRVSHADGVRRGAHVDPAAPRVVEEWDGVQWVVVGAAEGYAAAQRALHGIAGDGVMRGMMPRPESTVLRDPTAPGRGRHRKP; from the coding sequence GTGGACGAGTTCGAGGAGCCGCTGGAGCTGTGGGCCGCGCGGCGGGACGCCCGCCGTCGCCAGGTCGGTGAGCGGCGCGTCAGCCATGCCGACGGGGTGCGGCGCGGCGCCCACGTCGACCCGGCCGCGCCACGCGTCGTGGAGGAGTGGGACGGCGTCCAGTGGGTGGTGGTCGGCGCGGCGGAGGGTTACGCGGCGGCTCAGCGCGCGCTGCACGGCATCGCCGGTGACGGGGTGATGCGGGGGATGATGCCGCGCCCGGAGAGCACCGTACTGCGCGATCCGACGGCGCCTGGCCGAGGGCGCCACCGGAAGCCGTAG
- a CDS encoding helix-turn-helix domain-containing protein: MPTRPTPTERQKRLGAELRKLRLAAGASTDYAAGLLGIDRTRISNMESGTRAIGPDRVRTLASNYACSEAGYVDALVTMADKSERGWWEQYRGTLPQGLLDIAELEWNATRLLTAQTVHLPGLLHTEDYARTVFSAGLPPMSRLEVELRVNHRLERQRVLEAPFARPYIGFVHEAALRMQFGGRKVTQAQLDHLCATSERENIILRVIPVAGGAFPGAGHALLYAEGSVPQLDTVQLDSAHGPEFTHAEAQLAKYRAHLDWMDEAALTPEKSRDFIHAIARQL, encoded by the coding sequence ATGCCGACGCGACCAACACCCACGGAGCGCCAGAAGCGCCTGGGCGCCGAACTGCGTAAACTCCGCCTTGCGGCAGGTGCGAGCACCGACTATGCGGCGGGCCTGCTGGGCATCGACCGTACGAGAATCTCCAACATGGAGTCGGGCACTCGTGCCATCGGGCCCGACCGAGTGCGGACCCTGGCCAGCAACTACGCCTGTTCGGAAGCTGGTTATGTCGATGCCCTGGTGACGATGGCCGACAAGTCAGAGCGTGGCTGGTGGGAGCAGTATCGAGGGACCCTCCCACAGGGTTTGCTCGACATCGCCGAACTTGAGTGGAACGCAACGCGGCTGCTCACCGCGCAGACTGTTCATCTGCCAGGTCTTCTCCACACCGAGGACTACGCCCGGACCGTCTTCAGTGCCGGACTCCCGCCGATGTCGAGGCTGGAGGTCGAGCTGCGCGTGAACCACCGCTTGGAGCGCCAACGCGTGCTTGAAGCGCCCTTCGCGCGCCCCTACATCGGATTCGTGCACGAGGCGGCTCTTCGTATGCAGTTCGGAGGCCGGAAGGTGACCCAGGCTCAACTCGATCATCTCTGTGCCACGTCAGAGCGAGAGAACATCATCCTGCGCGTCATCCCTGTAGCCGGAGGTGCCTTCCCTGGCGCCGGTCACGCGCTTCTCTACGCCGAGGGCAGTGTCCCTCAACTCGACACTGTGCAGTTGGACTCCGCCCACGGACCGGAGTTCACCCATGCCGAGGCCCAGCTCGCCAAATACCGTGCACATCTTGACTGGATGGATGAGGCTGCACTGACGCCCGAGAAGTCGCGGGACTTCATCCACGCCATCGCCCGCCAACTTTAG